From the Bacteroidales bacterium genome, one window contains:
- a CDS encoding terpene cyclase/mutase family protein, producing the protein MFKRFTLLLALFIFINGFIRPEDDLTSKIDLSLAKEVDHSIKIGLKWLYDQQEEDGSWQHYPAISALVLSAFLRAHPSITTDEPVIDNGFKFLKACVKPDGGIYLDDLPAYNTAICLAAFKDANNPEFKTIILNAEKFLMGIQMDESEDYTSDSLYYGGVGYDSDNRPDLSNLHWAIESLSMDDVKTIDPEMKFSDEELLRMQSKKLFYDKALVFLSKVQNLQSVNPESYAVDDGGFMYEPGASKAGGTSSYGSMTYAGLKSLVYVKVDKHDERVVAAYNWIKSHFTVETTPLMKNQGLFYYYQTMAKSLNAYGEEIITDNAETTHAWRQELANQLLKIQSPEGFWVNENGRWWENNPVLVTAYSILALEEIAGLPESTTIKKRKSYFLN; encoded by the coding sequence ATGTTTAAAAGATTCACATTACTTCTCGCATTATTCATTTTCATCAACGGTTTTATCCGACCTGAAGATGATTTGACGTCAAAAATTGATCTTTCTTTAGCAAAAGAGGTAGATCATTCGATCAAGATTGGCTTGAAATGGCTCTATGACCAGCAGGAAGAAGATGGTTCATGGCAGCATTATCCGGCAATCTCAGCTCTTGTGCTTTCCGCATTTTTACGCGCTCATCCGAGCATTACAACCGATGAGCCGGTAATTGATAATGGGTTCAAATTTTTGAAAGCCTGCGTAAAACCCGATGGCGGGATTTACCTCGACGATTTGCCGGCCTATAACACGGCAATTTGTCTGGCAGCATTCAAAGATGCCAATAATCCTGAATTTAAAACCATCATTTTGAATGCTGAAAAGTTTCTGATGGGCATACAAATGGATGAAAGTGAAGATTATACTAGCGATAGCCTTTATTACGGAGGCGTGGGTTACGACAGCGACAACCGTCCTGATCTGTCCAACCTTCACTGGGCAATCGAATCCCTGTCGATGGACGATGTAAAAACCATTGACCCTGAGATGAAATTTTCTGATGAAGAACTGCTTAGAATGCAAAGTAAAAAGCTCTTTTATGACAAAGCTTTGGTATTTCTTTCCAAAGTTCAAAACTTACAATCTGTCAATCCGGAATCCTACGCCGTCGACGACGGAGGTTTCATGTATGAACCCGGCGCCAGCAAAGCCGGGGGAACAAGTTCTTATGGCAGCATGACATATGCCGGATTAAAAAGTCTGGTTTACGTAAAGGTGGATAAACATGACGAACGTGTGGTGGCTGCCTACAACTGGATCAAATCGCATTTTACGGTCGAAACAACACCTCTGATGAAGAACCAGGGGTTGTTCTATTACTATCAAACCATGGCCAAATCACTGAATGCCTATGGTGAAGAAATCATTACAGATAATGCTGAGACAACCCATGCCTGGCGGCAGGAATTGGCCAACCAGTTATTAAAAATCCAATCACCTGAAGGATTTTGGGTAAATGAAAACGGGCGATGGTGGGAAAATAACCCTGTGCTCGTTACCGCTTACAGCATTCTTGCACTCGAGGAAATTGCAGGATTACCAGAGTCCACAACCATTAAAAAAAGAAAAAGCTACTTTTTGAATTAA
- a CDS encoding TonB-dependent receptor, producing the protein MNLHFYSARLLSVIIAFVCIGINVKLTHAQEQFEAADTLTSISIDGVVIIANRYENKIINSGASVSSLGAKDIRRLPANMLSNTLKFIPGVYMVSTDGMGLTPQVNVRGFYGGGEAEYLTLLVDGIPVNDLENGLASWNVMPLANLSSLEVLRGGSSALYGDAAMGGVLNLITDKPDKSFTNATFGYGNFNSFNIGVNHGGNAGKGFYELYANNEGTDGFREHSNWNSVTFGGKLKLFLGRNSTLAINSFNQLLQNDDPGPVSESQAASDRLLSTPYYREDGKDYKKFLLNADFRHKVNPTTDLSISMIYQHKNSKATTTYTQPPVILDMFTFTPIGVYDTTQFGNSKNRELTTDQAGFAVRLLTFDPQINTRITGGIEVDYGGFDNKVFDHYQGFENDYQNNYLKAENLEFAGDGFRFKSAAYLSGELPIFDDLKLIAGLRYDFISDAFSSNIPVADTSLDKSYNALSPKLALNLSTGETTNYKGSIFAGFSQAFKAPTIDQRTDLKSISAAVFFESGPTYSMMVIDGNPYSNADLKPQRSNNYELGTYQFYRFSEKFAAEISLTGYLIDVEDEIDFDLSEFKYRNIQSSRHNGLETSVNLLYKSNWRALINLNSSDVKFASGENEGKYLKGIPRLSHTLGITYAPDQGFGAGLSMNGASGIFLDDENTTKLDPYSIFSARLNYTFDFITVYFDVDNLFDKTYNSTGYLYYGTKYLYPAVGRFVRGGLIINI; encoded by the coding sequence ATGAACCTACATTTCTATAGTGCTCGTTTACTTTCGGTAATTATTGCTTTTGTCTGTATAGGGATAAATGTCAAACTTACCCATGCTCAGGAACAGTTTGAGGCGGCTGACACCCTGACTTCCATTTCTATCGACGGGGTGGTAATCATTGCCAATAGGTATGAGAACAAAATTATCAATTCCGGCGCCTCGGTGAGTTCACTGGGGGCGAAGGATATCAGGAGATTACCTGCAAACATGTTGTCAAATACGTTGAAGTTTATTCCGGGGGTTTATATGGTTTCCACCGATGGGATGGGGTTGACCCCTCAGGTGAATGTACGTGGTTTTTATGGAGGGGGTGAGGCAGAGTACCTCACTTTGCTCGTTGACGGGATTCCGGTGAATGACCTGGAAAACGGGCTTGCGAGTTGGAACGTGATGCCTTTGGCGAATCTGAGTTCCTTGGAAGTATTGAGGGGCGGATCATCAGCGCTGTATGGGGATGCAGCAATGGGCGGTGTTTTAAACCTGATCACCGACAAGCCGGATAAAAGCTTTACCAATGCTACTTTTGGATATGGAAACTTCAATAGCTTTAATATCGGGGTCAATCATGGCGGAAATGCAGGAAAAGGATTTTATGAATTATATGCCAACAATGAGGGCACCGACGGATTTCGCGAGCACAGCAACTGGAACTCGGTAACCTTTGGCGGAAAATTAAAATTATTCCTTGGAAGAAATTCAACACTGGCCATCAACTCCTTCAATCAACTGCTGCAAAATGATGACCCGGGGCCGGTCAGCGAAAGCCAGGCTGCATCTGACAGGTTGTTGTCAACTCCCTACTACAGAGAGGATGGAAAGGATTACAAAAAATTTTTACTGAATGCCGATTTTCGCCATAAAGTAAATCCTACAACAGACCTTAGCATTTCGATGATCTATCAGCACAAAAATTCGAAAGCAACAACCACCTACACTCAACCACCCGTAATTCTCGATATGTTCACTTTTACTCCGATTGGAGTTTATGACACCACACAGTTTGGAAATTCTAAAAACAGGGAACTGACCACCGACCAGGCCGGATTTGCCGTGAGACTGCTCACTTTTGACCCCCAGATCAATACTAGGATCACAGGTGGAATTGAAGTGGATTATGGTGGATTTGACAACAAGGTTTTTGATCACTACCAGGGGTTTGAAAACGATTATCAAAACAACTATCTGAAAGCTGAAAACCTGGAATTTGCCGGTGATGGTTTTCGCTTCAAATCAGCTGCTTACCTTAGCGGAGAACTTCCAATTTTCGATGACCTGAAGCTGATTGCGGGGTTGAGATATGATTTTATCTCAGATGCTTTTAGCAGCAATATTCCTGTTGCAGACACCTCTTTGGATAAATCTTACAATGCCCTCAGTCCAAAATTAGCCCTCAATCTGAGCACAGGTGAAACCACCAACTACAAAGGCAGCATCTTCGCCGGTTTCAGTCAGGCATTTAAAGCACCCACCATTGATCAGCGAACCGATTTGAAATCAATCAGCGCAGCCGTATTTTTCGAATCCGGCCCAACCTACAGCATGATGGTTATTGATGGAAATCCATATTCCAATGCTGACCTCAAGCCGCAGCGCAGTAATAATTATGAACTCGGAACCTACCAGTTTTACAGGTTTTCCGAAAAATTTGCCGCTGAAATAAGCCTGACCGGCTACCTGATTGATGTTGAAGATGAAATTGATTTTGACCTCAGCGAATTCAAATACCGGAACATTCAAAGCAGCCGGCATAACGGCCTTGAAACATCAGTGAATCTGTTGTACAAATCCAATTGGCGCGCATTGATCAACCTGAACTCCTCCGATGTAAAATTTGCTTCTGGCGAAAATGAAGGGAAGTACCTTAAAGGAATACCCCGGCTTTCCCACACTTTGGGTATAACCTATGCTCCTGATCAGGGTTTTGGGGCAGGTTTGTCGATGAATGGCGCTTCAGGTATTTTTCTCGATGATGAAAATACAACCAAACTTGATCCTTACTCGATCTTCAGCGCAAGACTTAATTACACGTTTGACTTTATTACAGTTTATTTTGATGTGGATAATCTGTTCGACAAAACCTACAATTCGACCGGCTACCTGTATTATGGAACAAAATACCTGTACCCAGCTGTTGGCCGGTTCGTCCGTGGTGGGTTAATAATCAACATTTAA
- a CDS encoding TonB-dependent receptor, translating to MVRIFSILLFVLINTSAFSQQLSGHVFDAKIDQPLSDVNITVEGENIGAKSDSLGFFSIGQIGPGDYLLRATAVGFLDFEKRIELKPDAELEINIYLQPVNIRLGDEVVISARRIESLEFQAPEAITVINNQTISNESARTVPEALSGATAVFIQKTNHGGGSPFVRGLTGNQTLTMVDGVRLNNATFRYGPNQYLATVDPYVADRIEIVRGSGSVLYGSDALGGVVHLFTRNPTFRQKGFKIGGNIYGKWISDDMEKTTRGELELAGKKVTFLGGITYNDFGDIVAGEGIGEEHPTGYSGISGDGKFRMMLDRQKELVMVYQYSKQEDVPRYDKIITGYEKYHFDPQIRQLGYLQLKTINENKWIKKINYLISYGQSDETRLLKKEGQEKITTEQDVVDTFGGSVEISSAPSDTWNFTSGVDFYYDKVGSSKIENQNGNITEKRGYYPDGSTSASFALFSSHAITLNKFILTLGARVNANQISVEDAVFGDVDSRPVALVGNASVAYKLTENYQLIGSAYSAFRAPNINDLSSFGSFNYGIEVPNPDLDPEESFTAEMGLKSRYERFTGAIFIFQNNLNNLIERAPATWNGQDSIDGEKVYRKENFAKAYIRGIEVNGQYEVTAGLMASGNMTYTYGQNKTLDEPMTRIPPLFGRIGIRYSHHSGFWSLLELLSAGKQDRLSEGDKNDSRIPDGGTPGWNVLNLRFGYQWKFAEITAGLNNMFNEAFRTHGSGVDGYGRSFWIGLKIGF from the coding sequence ATGGTCAGAATCTTTAGTATTTTACTATTTGTTCTAATCAATACATCAGCCTTTTCCCAACAACTTTCCGGTCATGTTTTTGATGCAAAGATTGACCAGCCACTTTCAGATGTAAACATCACTGTAGAAGGTGAAAATATCGGCGCAAAATCTGATTCACTTGGGTTTTTCAGCATTGGCCAAATCGGTCCGGGGGATTATTTGTTGCGGGCCACGGCAGTCGGTTTTCTTGACTTCGAAAAAAGAATCGAATTGAAGCCGGATGCTGAATTAGAAATAAATATTTATCTCCAGCCCGTGAATATCAGGTTGGGTGATGAGGTAGTGATCAGTGCCCGGCGTATTGAATCACTGGAGTTTCAGGCCCCTGAAGCCATTACCGTGATTAACAATCAGACAATTTCCAATGAGTCTGCCCGAACTGTCCCTGAGGCGCTTTCCGGTGCTACCGCTGTTTTTATTCAAAAAACCAATCATGGTGGTGGTTCACCTTTTGTCAGGGGTTTGACCGGAAATCAAACGCTGACAATGGTAGATGGCGTCCGTCTGAATAACGCTACTTTCAGGTACGGTCCCAACCAGTACCTTGCCACAGTTGACCCATACGTGGCCGATCGCATCGAAATTGTAAGGGGAAGCGGTTCAGTTTTATATGGTAGTGATGCGCTGGGTGGTGTGGTGCATCTGTTCACCCGAAACCCAACCTTCCGGCAAAAGGGATTTAAAATCGGGGGTAATATTTACGGGAAATGGATAAGTGATGATATGGAGAAAACAACAAGGGGAGAGTTGGAACTTGCCGGTAAAAAGGTTACATTTTTGGGTGGGATTACCTACAATGATTTTGGAGATATTGTAGCAGGAGAGGGCATTGGTGAAGAGCATCCAACCGGATACTCGGGAATCTCAGGGGATGGTAAATTCAGAATGATGCTCGACAGGCAAAAGGAGTTGGTGATGGTTTATCAATATTCCAAGCAGGAAGATGTTCCCCGGTATGATAAAATTATTACCGGATACGAGAAGTACCATTTTGATCCGCAAATAAGGCAGTTGGGGTATTTGCAGCTGAAAACCATCAATGAAAACAAATGGATAAAAAAAATAAATTACCTGATTTCATATGGTCAATCCGATGAAACCCGGTTGCTGAAAAAGGAAGGACAAGAAAAAATCACCACCGAACAGGATGTTGTAGATACTTTTGGCGGTTCAGTCGAAATTAGTTCAGCACCGTCAGATACATGGAATTTTACGTCAGGAGTGGATTTTTATTACGACAAAGTAGGAAGCAGTAAAATTGAAAATCAAAATGGAAACATTACCGAAAAACGGGGTTATTATCCCGATGGGTCAACCTCTGCAAGTTTTGCCCTCTTTTCGTCCCATGCAATAACGTTGAACAAATTTATCCTGACTCTTGGAGCCAGGGTCAATGCTAATCAGATATCTGTGGAGGACGCTGTTTTTGGCGATGTTGACAGCCGTCCGGTTGCTCTGGTTGGTAATGCATCGGTGGCTTATAAATTAACAGAAAATTACCAGTTGATCGGTTCTGCTTATTCGGCTTTCCGGGCGCCAAACATCAATGATTTAAGCAGTTTTGGCTCCTTCAATTATGGCATTGAAGTTCCAAACCCCGATCTGGATCCCGAAGAATCCTTTACTGCCGAAATGGGACTGAAAAGCCGGTATGAGCGATTTACCGGGGCCATATTTATTTTTCAGAACAACCTGAACAACCTGATCGAAAGGGCGCCCGCAACCTGGAACGGCCAGGATTCGATCGATGGTGAAAAGGTGTATCGTAAGGAAAACTTCGCAAAAGCATACATCAGGGGGATCGAAGTAAATGGGCAATACGAGGTAACTGCCGGGCTGATGGCCTCAGGGAATATGACCTATACTTATGGACAAAATAAGACACTCGATGAGCCGATGACAAGGATTCCCCCGCTATTTGGGCGCATTGGAATCCGATACAGTCATCATTCGGGATTTTGGAGCCTGCTTGAACTGCTTTCCGCCGGAAAGCAGGATCGCCTTTCGGAGGGGGATAAAAACGATTCCCGGATCCCTGATGGGGGCACTCCTGGATGGAATGTGCTTAATCTCAGGTTTGGTTACCAGTGGAAATTTGCAGAAATTACAGCAGGCCTGAATAACATGTTCAACGAAGCTTTCCGCACCCACGGGTCAGGTGTTGATGGCTATGGAAGAAGCTTTTGGATTGGGTTGAAAATTGGTTTTTAA
- a CDS encoding M23 family metallopeptidase produces MNRLTSAVLLILLAVSLQITAQEKYPIDYFDSPVDFPILLSGTFGELRTGHLHSGIDIRTQGAEGKSLKAVADGYVSRIVVSPVGFGKAIYIDHPNGYTSVYAHCQSFYPAVDTYVKEEQYLEESFTIDLLPEPGQFQVTKGQVIAKSGNSGSSGGPHLHFEIRNTETEKPINPLHFGFTVKDFTRPQIRRLRVYPYGAASLVDGKTKPKEFELAGWGPNYRMKSGDTINLSGDIYFGIEAVDQHNDSKYNNGFYSLQLLIDSVLVYSHVMNEFSFDETRYMQSLIDYPYFVRNKHKIQQTRILPNNPLSIYEKVKNKGVFNFNHSKLYRIQFVVGDFHGNESILTFHVKGDPFKGEIKPPDQSDYLMYWGESNQFEQDGLLLEIPEKALYDTIHFQFKTSPPIKKGYSPLYHLHNKYTPLHKFCDLYIKPEKFRPELKEKLLIVRVDPADNSLTAIGGSWDDDYITAKIRDFGNYTVVADTLKPTITPVNIQNGKNISAQSNIRITIKDDLAGIESYRATMNGNWILMEWDPKNNLLEYKIDEHTKKGKNQFRLSVKDTRGNERVYETSLTR; encoded by the coding sequence ATGAACAGACTAACCTCAGCAGTTCTGCTGATCCTCCTGGCCGTATCCTTACAAATTACCGCTCAGGAAAAGTACCCGATTGACTATTTTGATTCCCCGGTTGACTTTCCGATTTTACTGTCTGGAACATTCGGCGAACTTCGCACCGGTCATCTGCACTCAGGAATTGACATCCGCACCCAGGGTGCAGAGGGGAAATCATTAAAAGCAGTGGCCGACGGTTATGTTTCAAGAATTGTTGTTTCACCTGTTGGATTTGGAAAAGCGATTTATATCGATCATCCGAACGGATACACTTCAGTATATGCCCATTGCCAGAGCTTTTATCCTGCTGTTGATACCTATGTAAAAGAAGAACAGTACCTGGAAGAATCCTTTACAATTGATCTCCTTCCTGAACCCGGACAATTTCAGGTAACAAAAGGTCAGGTTATTGCCAAATCGGGGAATTCTGGAAGTTCAGGAGGACCGCACTTACATTTTGAAATCAGAAATACTGAAACAGAAAAACCGATTAATCCGTTGCATTTTGGATTTACAGTAAAGGACTTTACACGCCCCCAGATACGAAGATTAAGGGTTTATCCCTATGGCGCAGCATCTTTGGTAGATGGTAAAACCAAACCGAAAGAGTTCGAACTGGCGGGATGGGGACCGAATTACCGGATGAAATCAGGCGACACCATCAATCTTTCGGGGGATATCTATTTTGGCATTGAAGCAGTGGATCAGCACAACGACTCCAAATACAACAACGGCTTTTACTCGCTTCAACTACTGATTGATTCAGTGCTGGTTTACAGTCATGTCATGAACGAGTTCTCGTTTGACGAAACCCGTTATATGCAAAGCCTGATTGATTATCCCTATTTTGTGAGGAACAAACACAAAATTCAACAAACACGTATTCTGCCAAACAATCCCCTGTCAATTTACGAAAAAGTGAAAAACAAAGGGGTCTTCAACTTCAACCATTCAAAACTCTACAGGATACAGTTCGTTGTGGGCGATTTTCATGGAAATGAGTCCATCCTTACGTTTCATGTAAAAGGAGACCCTTTTAAAGGCGAAATTAAACCACCTGACCAGTCTGATTATTTGATGTATTGGGGAGAATCCAATCAGTTTGAACAGGATGGATTGCTCCTCGAAATACCGGAAAAAGCGCTCTATGACACAATTCATTTTCAATTCAAAACCAGCCCGCCAATCAAAAAAGGCTATTCACCGCTTTATCACCTTCACAATAAATACACCCCGCTCCACAAGTTTTGTGATCTCTACATTAAACCGGAAAAGTTCAGGCCAGAACTCAAGGAGAAGTTACTGATTGTACGTGTTGACCCGGCTGACAATAGCCTCACAGCCATCGGAGGTAGCTGGGATGATGATTACATCACGGCAAAAATCAGGGATTTCGGAAATTATACAGTAGTTGCCGACACCTTGAAACCAACCATCACACCGGTCAATATCCAGAATGGCAAAAACATTTCTGCGCAGAGCAATATCCGTATCACGATTAAAGATGACCTGGCTGGCATCGAATCTTACCGAGCAACCATGAACGGAAACTGGATCCTAATGGAATGGGACCCAAAAAACAATTTACTGGAATACAAAATTGATGAACATACCAAAAAGGGCAAAAATCAATTCAGGCTATCGGTAAAAGATACAAGAGGTAATGAGCGGGTTTATGAGACCAGTCTGACACGGTAG
- a CDS encoding HAD family hydrolase, translating to MPIKKPITTLIFDWGDTIMQDFGLPGPMYSWEKVAWIPGAEEALKILSLAYPCIIATSADHSGVEEMKAALERVGAEKYFSHFFAAIDLGHKKPDPRFFLAITQKLDLIPGKCVMIGNMYEKDIAGAKKAGLQTVFFNLDKHSGTFPSADEIIVDMNHLSRVIPF from the coding sequence ATGCCGATCAAGAAACCGATTACCACACTTATTTTCGACTGGGGCGATACTATTATGCAGGACTTTGGCTTACCCGGACCAATGTATAGTTGGGAGAAGGTGGCCTGGATTCCTGGTGCTGAAGAGGCTTTAAAGATTCTATCCCTGGCTTATCCCTGTATTATCGCCACAAGCGCCGATCATTCGGGGGTTGAAGAGATGAAAGCAGCACTGGAGCGCGTAGGTGCAGAAAAATATTTCAGCCATTTCTTTGCAGCCATCGATCTTGGACACAAAAAGCCTGATCCCCGTTTTTTCCTGGCCATCACCCAAAAACTGGACCTTATACCTGGAAAATGCGTGATGATAGGCAATATGTATGAAAAAGACATTGCTGGGGCAAAAAAAGCCGGATTACAAACCGTGTTTTTTAACCTGGATAAACACTCTGGCACTTTCCCGTCTGCTGATGAAATCATTGTCGATATGAACCATTTATCACGTGTAATTCCATTTTAA
- a CDS encoding triose-phosphate isomerase gives MRKKIAAGNWKMHTTLEEGKQLISALINGIEENPPKQTPEEMLVVLGTPFVTLESAVNLTKNHPQIKVSAQNCYKEEKGAFTGEISAPMIRSTGADYVIIGHSERREYFAESHATLAKKVDLTLKYGLIPIFCCGEKLEIREKNGHFDLVKRQIAESLFHLDPESFAKVVIAYEPVWAIGTGVTASPEQAQEMHAFIRNLLAEKYGAPAAQNTTILYGGSVNAKNARELFSQQDVDGGLVGGASLKADEFLTIIHSF, from the coding sequence ATGAGAAAAAAAATAGCAGCCGGCAACTGGAAAATGCACACCACCCTTGAAGAAGGCAAACAACTGATTTCAGCGCTCATCAATGGAATTGAAGAAAACCCGCCAAAGCAAACCCCCGAAGAAATGCTTGTGGTACTCGGGACTCCGTTTGTAACCCTTGAAAGCGCCGTCAACCTGACAAAAAACCACCCACAGATAAAAGTATCAGCCCAAAACTGCTACAAGGAAGAGAAAGGCGCTTTCACCGGTGAAATCAGTGCGCCGATGATCAGATCCACCGGCGCTGACTATGTGATTATTGGGCACTCCGAACGGAGGGAGTATTTTGCCGAAAGCCATGCGACATTGGCAAAAAAAGTTGACCTCACCCTGAAATATGGGTTGATCCCCATTTTTTGTTGTGGTGAAAAATTGGAAATCAGGGAGAAGAACGGCCATTTCGACCTGGTAAAAAGGCAAATAGCCGAATCATTGTTTCACCTTGATCCGGAGTCATTTGCCAAGGTTGTGATTGCTTATGAACCCGTGTGGGCTATTGGTACCGGGGTGACAGCATCGCCGGAGCAGGCACAGGAAATGCATGCATTTATCCGGAATTTACTTGCCGAAAAGTATGGAGCTCCGGCTGCCCAAAACACAACAATCCTATATGGTGGCTCCGTGAATGCCAAAAACGCCCGTGAACTCTTCTCTCAGCAGGATGTTGATGGTGGACTGGTGGGAGGCGCTTCATTAAAAGCCGATGAGTTTCTGACGATCATCCATTCGTTTTAA
- a CDS encoding cytosolic protein produces MKKISIPEVTQYVEQHIGTFHNKRIESINSLKLASVLKRKNPYLFKAKHVLTSEQIIRGLVDAHISSNEETIFGDWLEGLAIFVNSKVYGGYKSGIPGIDLEFDKDGIRNIVTIKSGPNWGNSAQIKKMIADFKTAKKTLRTSNSNLNIAAINGCCYGRDNNPDKGDYFKYCGQRFWEFISGNPELYLDLIEPLGHKAKEKDEDFLIAYTQMINKFSRAFANDYCNDKGQIEWEKLLRFNSSAQ; encoded by the coding sequence ATGAAAAAAATATCTATACCTGAAGTTACTCAATATGTTGAGCAGCACATCGGCACTTTTCATAATAAGCGTATTGAAAGTATTAACAGTCTTAAACTTGCAAGTGTTTTAAAGCGCAAAAATCCCTATTTGTTTAAGGCAAAACATGTTTTGACTTCAGAGCAAATTATCAGAGGACTTGTAGATGCCCATATTTCATCAAATGAAGAAACAATTTTTGGTGACTGGCTCGAAGGCCTTGCCATTTTCGTAAACTCAAAAGTTTATGGAGGCTACAAATCAGGTATTCCCGGAATTGACCTTGAGTTCGACAAGGATGGCATTCGCAATATTGTTACGATCAAATCAGGGCCAAACTGGGGAAACAGTGCTCAAATCAAAAAGATGATTGCCGATTTCAAAACAGCAAAAAAGACCCTCAGAACAAGCAACTCAAATTTAAACATTGCAGCGATCAACGGCTGTTGCTATGGACGCGACAACAACCCTGACAAAGGAGATTATTTCAAATATTGCGGACAGCGTTTCTGGGAGTTCATCTCAGGAAACCCTGAACTCTATCTTGATTTGATTGAACCGCTCGGTCATAAAGCCAAAGAAAAAGATGAAGATTTTCTGATCGCCTATACCCAGATGATCAATAAGTTTTCCAGGGCTTTTGCCAATGATTACTGCAACGACAAGGGTCAAATTGAATGGGAAAAACTTTTGAGGTTTAATTCCTCTGCTCAATAA
- a CDS encoding site-specific DNA-methyltransferase, which yields MKINTDIHFGDCRKILPKIPDNSVDLIVTSPPYADQRKNTYGGIHPDNYVDWFLPITEHLLRVLKPSGTFILNIKEKVVDGERSTYVIELILSMRKQGWLWTEEFIWHKKNSYPGKWPNRFRDSWERLLQFNKSKQFNMYQEEVMVPMGDWAKSRLKKLSETDKIRDNSKVGSGFGKNISNWLDRELAYPTNVLHLATECNNKNHSAAFPEGLPEWFIKLFTKVDDTVLDPFAGSGTTLFVAKRMHRNSIGIEIVPEYYQMVKSQLTQPELILFEPRHPYLTTPSIPHQDEVINDEKNIYT from the coding sequence ATGAAAATAAATACAGACATACACTTTGGGGATTGTAGAAAAATATTGCCCAAGATCCCCGATAATTCCGTGGATCTAATTGTGACTTCCCCACCCTACGCTGATCAGCGTAAGAATACATATGGTGGTATTCATCCGGATAATTACGTGGATTGGTTTCTGCCAATTACCGAACATTTACTAAGAGTGCTAAAACCTTCCGGAACCTTTATTTTGAACATAAAAGAAAAGGTTGTTGATGGAGAAAGGAGTACCTATGTAATTGAACTCATACTCTCAATGCGGAAACAAGGATGGTTATGGACTGAAGAATTTATCTGGCACAAAAAAAATTCCTATCCCGGAAAATGGCCAAATCGTTTCAGGGATTCCTGGGAACGATTGCTTCAATTTAACAAAAGCAAGCAGTTTAACATGTACCAGGAAGAAGTTATGGTACCAATGGGTGACTGGGCTAAGTCAAGGCTAAAAAAGTTGTCGGAAACAGATAAAATTCGTGACAATTCAAAGGTTGGTAGTGGATTTGGTAAAAATATTTCCAACTGGTTAGATAGAGAACTGGCATATCCAACAAACGTTCTACACTTGGCCACCGAATGCAACAATAAAAACCATAGTGCTGCATTCCCCGAAGGACTTCCTGAATGGTTTATCAAACTTTTTACAAAAGTAGATGACACTGTTCTTGATCCTTTCGCAGGTTCAGGCACAACCCTTTTTGTTGCAAAGAGAATGCATAGAAATTCGATTGGTATTGAAATCGTTCCTGAATATTATCAAATGGTTAAGAGTCAACTTACTCAACCGGAACTTATTCTTTTTGAACCAAGGCATCCATATTTAACTACGCCATCAATTCCTCACCAAGATGAAGTAATCAACGATGAAAAAAATATCTATACCTGA